The following nucleotide sequence is from Mangifera indica cultivar Alphonso chromosome 1, CATAS_Mindica_2.1, whole genome shotgun sequence.
ATATACATCATAGATATCGTCTATGGTAGAGGATATTGCAATGACTTTTGTCACGTATTTTCTATTGACTGAATATTTGGGCTCAAAGTGAACTCCTAAAATCCAGAAATAGCACTCCACCAACCTATCCCTCGCAAAAGATAGCTTGGTAGCAAATTCGATGTCTTTCCACCACCTGAATTAAAAATCCGCTTATAAATGAAAACCCAATTTCATATGGAAATTAAATGACTACATATAGAGAATCTTGTTAATTGTTCGTATTTGTTTTCTGATAATAACCTTGAGAGTTCACGGAGCTCTGCCTGGTGCAATTTCTGCAAGAAATTGAAATCTAACTTTGCTATCTCCAATAATAGATCGCTTCGAGCGGGATCTGCTTCATAGATAGAGATATATTGCCTTGCTTCTAATCTTGGCATCCTTTTGTGCAGGGGTAGCTCTAGAGAATGATTCACTTGCTGAGCTAAACAAGTGTTTAAATGAGGCAACATTGATTTCAATCGCCTGGTTGAAAATTGTAAGAGTTGTTCCAATATCTCTTCTCCTTCCATTCTCAAATTCGATGATTCATACAAACACAGCAAAGCTCTTGCGTCATTTGCCAGTGTGACCTTCAATTCACCGTTAGCATCTATGAACTTCTTGAAAACATCTGTTTAAACCAAATGTTAGATTAATGAAGTAATATAACATGTTAATAatcgagttttttttttcttttacagaGAACTTCATCCGAGTTGGATAATCTTTTCAGAGCTGAACCAATAGTAGGTAAACCCTAAATCTAATGACTCGACCACAATTATTATATCAGTTAATAGTAAATGTTAAATATAGAGCCGATAATAGGTCAATTGACtaattcccactcaaggtttgatgaattgaaatttaaaaaaatatgaacaaacAATTTCCAACCCCCACTTgttaaatttactttaaaaatccattaaattttttataaaaatattgaaaagattaaaaaaagaactctttagttaaataataatatatcctggaagtttattaaataatttttattccactaatttatattacttccaattaaaaataaacaaattactaattatagataaatgtatcaatgatatataatggtatatttgaagtaaattgtatttttttttaaattaagagggttttataaattctaaaaaatttgagggtgtatttttaaaattttaaacttcaaaatgcTCCTCAATggtttcaaaaattacaattatacctccaaagaattgaataaaatacaatgaattagggatgtaaatattatattaaaactattatgagtgtaaatatatttttaaaatatgcggaataaatatgataattttagaaataagaTAGGAGAAATATTCATTAGCCCCTACTAAGTTTTGGCAAATGATACTTATACCCCCTTAcactttatattataatatttagataaaattacataaatatcttttaactgttaaaattaacagttaactttaatataagataagacattgacttttttaaacttaaaggtgGGAATCTGttgtttcatcaaactttggtaggaactagtcatttggccttgatAATATTTACCTGATGACACAGAGTAACCTTGTTGCCTTAGAAGCCGGAAGCGTAAAGCCATCGTATACAGATCATCGTCTTCACAACCATTATTACTGTTGTTATTGACATAGTTGTCGTAAATTGACTGTAAGGCCTGGTTGATTTGATATTCAAAGTGGTAGGCCACGCCAAGGCGTTGAAGTGCATCAATTAAAGTTAACAGTTCTTCCATTATTGCTTTGCCTGTTGCATTGCTCAGCATCTTCCCAACAGCTTCTTTCAGTGTTTCAATTCTCTCCTCAACTTCCGGATCGTCATTCTCATTAACAGATAagacaaacaaaattattagttaGTTTGATGAAGAAACTTGATGAAAAAACATAACTAGTATTGAAGCAAACATGGACGTGACAATTTCTTGTTCTGTGAGAAAAATGGAATACACGCATGGCGTTTTGGTAGCAGAAATTGAAAAACAGAATTTCAGTGTTGATGGCAGTATATATGAAGATGATGATATAAATGCTTTATAAATATAGATACCATATCATTAGTAGAGACAACAAAATAATCACCCCAAACGCTGGGGTGATAATTAGATGATCGACGGATCACCTCAGCTTTTCTGGGTTCTTCTGCTGATGCAAGTGCCAAGGCCTTCGAGTAAAGAGAACTCCAAGCTTCCATTATGTTAACTTTGGcaagagaaaattttaggatgaaaatgattcgATTTTGTGGTTTGAAAGTGTTGGTGGCATTGGTCTTTTATAGCCATCAATCAAGGGGTCACTAATAAGTGGATGGACTTGAACACGTAGACGGACCTTGGTATGAATattataaaaagggaaaaaatgtttccactcaaggtttgaaaaagAGGTTAGATAAAACTAGGTTCCACCAGCTGTTCCaactttattagaaataaaattaaaatgagataATGTTTGCACCCAACGTTAGACAAAACTCGTTACCgaagaaaaaaaaggttaaagaaaACTAGGTTCCCACTAGCTATTCCAACTTTACTATAAGGGGCGTTTTGGTTCTAcccatttaaaattatcttgataatatattttttattatttatattatcttatttgatttgttagtaataaaatattacagtaatattttattatcaatactgatatgacaggtaatataggtggtaatctgattactaccttcattttagatattaaaaaattataaaggtaattttgattttattataattatattattatttattaattttttgaaacaaaaataaatttatttttaattaatataacaaataatataaaattattttaaaataattatattcaaggatatttaagtaaaataatttgttagtattcttttattacttttaaccaagcacaataattatttatatctattaaattttatcaaaatcgtaataatttatacttaataatcttctaagtaatctatcttcaaaataatctctttattttgataataaaatattattcaaaccaaacgccccctaaaaaaaaaattaacaacaaaaaagtatgaatgtcattttcttttccaaaaagtttaaaaaaaatgaaaatgaaaaaaaaatcgcCGGCACTAGTCACTTGATTGCATCAAGAAAAGTGTACTTTAGACGAAAACCGCACTAacaagtgcaatccaatcagATCTCACCTCTTTAGATACAGTTTTTACGAAATTACATATGAAAGAGGTGCAATTACAATGTCAAAGATACGCCAAGCAAGTGTAATTCCTCAAATCACACTTGTTTGGTATAATTCCAATGATATCAACGCTAGTAACTGGATGAAggaattatatatgataatttacaaAACTAAAATGGTAAGtggtattttggtatttttttttttattagttagtTAAGGATGGGAACATGGATTCCCATTTTAATTCTAAACTCAACAACTCtttgaattgattatttgtatacaaaccCATAGTAGATATAGactaattatgaaaaaaatattaatctaataaaataataaataaatttaaatgaactACGAGAATTTAAGGAAACACTGAAGACATAATATTCGGAAAATCTGAAACCTTCTGGAACGATCAGAATATAAAAGATTTTCCCActtttttttacccaaaaaaaaaaatttacccacTTTTCACGAGCATAATGAGGATGGAAAGTTTCCGAAGGTAAACATGGTAATGTGACCATCAACAAACCCATTTTTGAGCAATTTGAGCCATCAACAAAAATGTGTCCAACGATTTTCAAGCAATCTGAACTGTCAGCAAACTCATTTACAGACCAAACTTTCCTTTCACGTTGATCTCCACCACCCTGATTGAGACttgcattataaatttctaatGCCTGGAATCTAATTCGCCACGGTGAGCAGCCATTGACTACTGAAGCCTCTCCCCTCTTCCAGAGACATCTAAAGTGAAGGAAGATATAACATTCTAGTGCGcttattctttattatttttcagtCAGTTTATTCTATATTCTTTGTCCTATATTGTCTGCTTGGGTACTTAAGAAAGAGCCTCGTAGACCTCCCGAGCGTTCAAAACCTACGATGAAGTATTTATTTTAGCCcttaattaatcaatattacTAAATACATATCTtctatatctttaaaaaaaattatttaaacctCATTTAATACGGAAGATTAATccgttaaaattaattagatcttacttttatatatatatatatatatatatatatatatatataggccaaaggactatttcccaccccaCCCAGGTACGCTGCTTTTCcaagtttttctttaactttacaaattttaaatacctatctatgagtagttaaaattaacgaaactttaacttcttaaaattttatctctttttgccccccaaaactttaaaactaaaattttctctaacctaagttttaaaaaatgacagttttcccctaaggttttgTTTTCAAATCTTCAACACCATTACCgcggcctctccctctcgaagcttCATTTTCCTCCAATTGTCTCTCTCCACCCATGTGGACATCTGATTGACATCGGAGGAGCCGTGAAAGACAAAAAGCTTCGTAGGAGAAGACAAAGAGTTTTTCAAACAGATCACCGATTATcgtcaaaaaaattgaatccaAAAGTTTagaaccctagggggaaaacacagtttttgaaaacttaggctgaaagaaaattattagtttttaagatttggGGAGAGAGAGAATGATATAATTAActgactcagttaattttaatagcctgtgagtagataaataagattttcaaaattaacggagagggatttgagaaaaaaaaacatactttggttgggaaatagtcctttggcctatttattaaaaaaaaaaaaaaaagtcaaggGGATGCTAATGATACACTGAAGATTAACAAAGACTTTTCTGCTGTGAGATCTCCGGAAGTACAATCGTGAAGATCTAGTTACCAAGAACAGAAAAAGAGCAAAAAATACTGAAAAAAGTTCCACTATTTTCTCATTAATAACATATCTGTAGCATATAAGATATTTATACATCAAGATTTAGTGTCAGGCTAATATGTACTGCCAAAATTAATTACTGTTGAGAAAAGAACTcagattttaacaaaaaaataaaacaattatctCTCTATGAAACTGAACTCAGAGGCATATTTATTCATTAACTAAATCAGCTTGTAAATAAGTATTACATAGAacagaaaaatatcaaaaacagaATGAGAAAAAAACTGGGCACTATCACAGACGTGCCTCGACTCaacaagaaaacagaaaaaataggACCATAATGTAGAAAAATTAGGAATTATTCCAACTAACTAAAGACCAAGTCTTACTGATATTTAACATATTCTAATTTCTGAATCGACCTTCAAGACTCCCCCttgattcaaaatttcaaacgCCAAGCTTAATCCTGAAATAAATATGTTTGTCACGAAGGAGAGACTTTGTAAGGATGTCTGCAAACTGCATATGTGTATTGCAATACAACAGTATAATCAGCCTCTTGGCCATAagatctcgaataaaatgaacttgaatatCTATATGCTTTGTTCTTTCATGGTAGGCTGGATTTTTAGTCATCACAAATGCTACTTTGTTGTCACAATATATTTCGGTCGCCCTACTTTGTTCTTGACAAAGATCTGTAAGTATTCTCCTTAACCATATTCCTTGACATGTTGATGAAGTTGCAGCTGAATATTCTGCTGATGAAGAAGACAGAGCTATTGTACTCTACTTCTTAGAGCTTCATGAAATGGCAGTTGACCTAAGATTTAACATGTAGCCCGAAGTACTTCTTCTATCTTCCAAACAGCTAGCCCAATCACTGTCAGTGAACCCACACAACCTAAAATCCGAAACATGACCATACCACAGCCCAAAATCAATTGTTCCAACTATATAACGCGAGACCCTTTTTGCAGCTCCAAGATGATGTTTTGAGGGGCAGTGCATGAACCTAGAAATAACCACAACTAAAAAAGCAATATCCGGCCTGGTATGAGTTAAGTAGATTAACCTACCAGCCAAGCTTCTGAAGTGTCTTGCATTTACTGGTTCAGTACCATCATCAACCTGCATCTTCTCATTTAAATTAACTGGTGCAACCTTGCAATTAACCATGTTGATtggaattgataaaaataaagagagaatttaattgcatttgagagaatttaattgaaagattgagaaaatattaagaattgAGAGAATGAGTGAGAGAGTTGGaagaatgagaaatgagagaGTTAAAAGATTGAATagtatttataagtaaaattttatattaaaaattaaaaaaaaaaaaagcctaagCCTAACGGCCATGTTGCTGCAGAAGCATTGCAAATTTTCCCTACAAATGTTTAAAACAGgggttattttcaaatttaaaaaattaaaaaaattttaaatgatttttatttaaaattaaaaattttttaaattaaattattgaaccACCAATTCATAACTCTTTGAATTGGATGTTTAACCGTCgattcaaaaaaaccaaaaccagAATCAAACTGTCAAAATCTGGTtttgattttcattcaaattgattttggtTCTAACACTTTTGATTCTAGTTTTACACAAACTGGTTTCAATCCGGTTTCTAGGCCAAAATGGCCCATGGCTAGGACTAGTGAAAAATGCAAAAAGTGTGAAAAGTGTGAGTGCAAAAAGTGCGAGTGCGAAAAGTGAGAAGAGTGTGAGTATCGGTGTTGATGCGAGTGCAAGAAAAAATGTAAGAtttcattatttcaaaaattttcttaattataaattaaaaaattaaatcgcAACGATTATTtgtcattaatataaaaaatatttatatacatgagAGCATTCTCACActcatatcttataatataaatatttatataaaataaaaatttaaattataagacATGAGTGTGAGAATGCTCTTGCACTTCTCATactcatatatattaatatttttataaataattatataaatataatatatttagataaatatttatattataactcGCACTTGTTGtactcatatatataaatatttttatatacatatattttatgttaatgtcaaaaaattgtttctattcaaatttttaattcataatttagacaacttttgaaatattaaaatctcaCATTTTCTCTCACACTCGCATTCATACTTTTTGCACTTATGctcatatttgttttgtttttcgtTTCAATCTGGACATATTaataattcaaccaaaaattgatttattttttaacgagtatatgaatgtttcaattcATAAGTTATCAAACTTATAATAAATGTGATGATACTAGAGTataatgtcaaaaaaaaaatacaactaaagaaaagtaattatcaaaaaaaatattattagaataaatgttgagtttgcctaaaaaggtaaaTTCATACAAATAATCATTATAACACTTCCAACAATTACAACCATTATTTACCATGGAGTGTCTTGCATATGACAGGAATTGAGCCCCCCAAATGCTAGGGTGAAAAATAGATGAGCCACCAATGGTGCCTGCCCTGGcgacattttcttttcattttttttttgacacggataatttatataaaaatagatcAATTACATGgattttgaagatgaagatctGACGGTTAGTGGTGGTGAGTAAGAATTTGTTGGTGGTAATTGCAAGGACATCGTGTTAGGAGAAGAAATAGTGTGAGGGAAAAtatgtgaaaaataattaaataatatattataattaatatttaaaattaatttagactatttttgtagttttaacaaaataaagataaattggtccttgaaatttgtattaaatattaagtgTAGTTATAATTTTACGGTTTACAATAACTGGCTTGACGCATGGATGAGAAATTGAACTTTTACATCTAAAGTTTGGGTGAAATGatgtcatcaaagtttgggtgggacatagctATTTGGCCAACAATGATTTGCACATGCGCAAATCTCTGACcacaaatatgaaatttgatgGACCCGTGTAAATCTAAAGTCCATcgagttgaatttaaattcaatcattGGAAATTatgacatatttttaaattccatattttgttagataaaataaaaaccacaAGAAATTAAAGatggataattaaaaataaacattgcactattaattaattaaaggggTGTTGGGATAGCTATCTATTATTATCGCTTTTTGCGTATCAAATGAAGGTTGTACACTTTTTAACCCACTTTataaccaaaaatatatatacaaaaaattataacaaataaaaaaatttgttttaatcgTTCATTCTGTATTATGAATATTGATTGACAACCTTAATTTTGGTTTCAGGCAGAGTGTTAAACTTTTGATCACAATTGTATCCATGACTCATCATTGGGAATAAATGCAAcgtttaattaataaaatttcacaCTAAGAAGATAATGAAAGCTGGACTAATTTcctttctaataaaattatgtgtatatatatatttttgtatatagtttatatatataaataatatattattacgtaattaaataattttaaattaaaacaaaataacatcaacaatatgataacatattattaatatatttaatttatatatatatatatatatatatataaaataatattactcttctTTTCCCATGAGTGCACTCAAAGGCTTAGTACTCATCCAATGTTGGGTAAATTATTTTCATGACACCTCGTATGTCCAGTGTATTCATGGAGACCTTCCCCTGTTATTTTACCATAAAAACACTCGTATtaattcttataataattttttttactacaCACGGGAGAATAGCGTACTGCCATTGTTTATTCTGGGGTGTCACACTTCTAACAAGACGTACAATAGTAATTTATTCATGTGAATGCTTATATCGGCACAGGATCAATAAAGAGAGAGGCAATATAATCCTTAAGGTAAATATGAGCAAAAGAGTAGCCATCGCCTTCCTTGTATATAACATCTATCACTCGTGCAAAATTAAGAATTCGTACAAGGAGTGGCATTGGCAAGGCTGTTGGGCGGAGAAGATCTTCGTTTATATCCTTCCAGGCATCTGTAATTTGTTTTCGAAATTCCCTGTATGCTTCTTCTTCTGTTGCACCATATTGTTTCTGGAAACACTCTACGGCTGAGGCAACATGGCCTCTCTTTTGCTCAAACTGTATGTATAAACACACCATTGGTTAACTGATATATATTGGATCAGAAAAAACTTGAACTTTTTCTAAATATTGTATATGCCGATACCTTGTGGGAGGCAATGTCATCCATGAGTCTGCAAATTACTGAGGCAGCCCTTAAGAGTTTAGGGTTGCTGACTGACCATTCAAAGGCTTCTTTGGTTGCAACATCCCCCATTCCAACAAAAGAATTAGTGGTTAACATAGCGTAGGCGTTACTAACCATTGCAACAGTCATGTACTCATCCACGGTGGGTACATAATTTTCATGACACCATTTGGCTTCAATAAAGTAATTCCTTACTAGAGTCTTCATCTGAGAAACCATAATAATGAATGCCAATTAAGCAATCCACTTACTTTAAATTACCCCAATTAATGGACTGGAATAAAAACTTACCGATTCTTTTGCATAGTGAACGCGGTATAGTTTTCCTTCGGGGGCCATTTTTGTTTCCATTTCATGATAAACATCAAGGAGCGTTGCACAAATTACCTGCATGTAATCAGGCAGTTCGTCTATGGCACTTGTATTACACCTGAAAAGGAAAATTCAagcttattataataaaatttggatttGGGATCATTGCTAAAGATGGGAATTTGAAGTGTAGAAACCGAACTTTTGAATTGCCGAGGTAAAAAGCTCAAGTTCATCGACTGTGCCATACACATCATAGGTGTCATCGATAAGGGAAGTTGTTGCTATCACTTTGGTTAAAAACCTTCTAGCCAATTCATATTCAGGCTCAAAATACACCCCCAATATCCAGAAGTAGCACTCTACCACTCTATCTCTCACATATGGTAGCTTGTTGGCAAGGCCTAAATCATTCCACCACCTAAATGCCACAACTCATTTCAATCATAAATTAGTGTATGCACAACCTAGCGAGAGATTAATAGTGGTAGTGGTTTTATATATGACTTACTTGAAAATTCCACTGAGTTCTTTCTGGTGCAGCTTTTGTAATGAATTATAATCTAACTTGGCAAAGGTTAACAGAGCTTCATTATGCGAAGGTTCTTCTTGATAGATAGTCATGTAATGTCTTGCCTCTAGTCTTGGTAAACCCCTGCGAAGAGGTCGATTTAAGGCATGCTTAACTTGAGCTGCAAGTGGACTGCTTAATTTGGCTGCCATGGACTCAAGGTGAGTAGTAGAGAAAAGAAGCGCTTCATCCAGTATAGTTTCTCCATGTACTCTTAAATGTGTAGCTTCATACAAGCTTAACATTCCTCGAATGTCTTCTGCAAGAGAAGCCTTAAAGTTTCCATTGTTGTCCTTGAACTTGTTGAATACATCTGCAAATTAATTCAGCAcacatcaaaattaattaaacattgtGATTAATTAAATCCGAAGAGGAAAGGG
It contains:
- the LOC123214941 gene encoding (-)-germacrene D synthase-like produces the protein MEAWSSLYSKALALASAEEPRKAEVIRRSSNYHPSVWGDYFVVSTNDMNDDPEVEERIETLKEAVGKMLSNATGKAIMEELLTLIDALQRLGVAYHFEYQINQALQSIYDNYVNNNSNNGCEDDDLYTMALRFRLLRQQGYSVSSDVFKKFIDANGELKVTLANDARALLCLYESSNLRMEGEEILEQLLQFSTRRLKSMLPHLNTCLAQQVNHSLELPLHKRMPRLEARQYISIYEADPARSDLLLEIAKLDFNFLQKLHQAELRELSRWWKDIEFATKLSFARDRLVECYFWILGVHFEPKYSVNRKYVTKVIAISSTIDDIYDVYGTMDELKLFTNAIERWEVLAGNELPEYMQVCYFALLDVVKEMEDNLVNEGLSYQAEYAREAIRALVRAYFVEAVWFNTKYVPTFEEYLEISMISGGYPMLSVEALVGLQEVATKEAFEWAINVPRIIRSSGLIARLVDDIHTYKVEEERGDAPSAVQCYMKDYDVSEEEACNKIKEMVDIAWKNINEEIQKPNHPPLPLLLPPLNLARMMEVLYEKGDCYTNSSGKTKKRIASVLVDHIPI
- the LOC123192803 gene encoding uncharacterized mitochondrial protein AtMg00240-like, giving the protein MVNCKVAPVNLNEKMQVDDGTEPVNARHFRSLAGRLIYLTHTRPDIAFLVVVISRFMHCPSKHHLGAAKRVSRYIVGTIDFGLWYGHVSDFRLCGFTDSDWASCLEDRRSTSGYMLNLRSTAIS
- the LOC123226799 gene encoding (-)-germacrene D synthase-like, yielding MALPVSVLPTSNRRSANFHPSIWGDHFLSYASNSLESDDREKQQKLKDKIIRMLLTEVKKPAEKLGLIDAIQRLGVSYHFETEIDQLFDQIYQLHQHIDFRDVNNDLYFISLEFRLLRQHGYRISCDVFNKFKDNNGNFKASLAEDIRGMLSLYEATHLRVHGETILDEALLFSTTHLESMAAKLSSPLAAQVKHALNRPLRRGLPRLEARHYMTIYQEEPSHNEALLTFAKLDYNSLQKLHQKELSGIFKWWNDLGLANKLPYVRDRVVECYFWILGVYFEPEYELARRFLTKVIATTSLIDDTYDVYGTVDELELFTSAIQKCNTSAIDELPDYMQVICATLLDVYHEMETKMAPEGKLYRVHYAKESMKTLVRNYFIEAKWCHENYVPTVDEYMTVAMVSNAYAMLTTNSFVGMGDVATKEAFEWSVSNPKLLRAASVICRLMDDIASHKFEQKRGHVASAVECFQKQYGATEEEAYREFRKQITDAWKDINEDLLRPTALPMPLLVRILNFARVIDVIYKEGDGYSFAHIYLKDYIASLFIDPVPI